Part of the Salvelinus sp. IW2-2015 unplaced genomic scaffold, ASM291031v2 Un_scaffold1002, whole genome shotgun sequence genome is shown below.
AACACTCAGACTTGCTTGGCCGAAATAAATAGGTACCAAAACAAGAGTGGGAAGTGTGAAATTTCAGTGAGAAAATGAATTCTTTGTTTCCTCGATCGTGTCACATCAAGTCAGACAGTGCGCCTCCCGATCGCGCGTAAGACTGCCCCCCCTAGAGCTCTCCATGTGTCTCTGGCCACTGCCTTGTCCCGCCTAATACTACGTCCATTTATGACCACACTCATCTCCCTGGCAGCTGGCTCAACCTTCTGCCAGATCCGCTCCTATCTCGCCATAATGGGGGCAGAagtcctctctcgttctctcaggTGTCTTCGGGGCGTCGATGCAGAACTTCGTGAAGCCATGTGCGCTCCTTCTCTCGTCAGACCTCGATCgactttctcttctcctcttgctGCTCTTGCCTCACCCTTCCAGAGCATCATCGCTACAACATCCCTAtcccgttctctcctctctctcttttcgttcCGCTCAGCTTCTGGATCCTAGGTCGACTTCAGTGGCTGATATAGTTACGAACAAACGCGGTGTCAACCCGTGCGGGGAGCCTTTCGGGTCTCTTGCTCGGTAACCGGATGTTGTTCCCGGGACTCTTTTTCTGCCTGTTCTTCAGCTCGCTTCTTATATACTTACCTACCGCCGCGTCCCAGCAAATCTTCGGTTTGCAGTTGTAGTTCCTGTTCAAGTTCGGCTTCCCTCCTCGCTTTCGTTCTATTCGTTCCTGCGCTCCCTCAACGATTGGACCATTACGCTGCGCGTTCGGCGTCGCTTCGATCTTACTTTCGGTCTCCGTTTTCCTTGACAAAGGCGGGTGATCTTGCACCTGTTCTTATCGTTTACTGTTTCTTCGCTTTTCTCTTCCTCAATTCTCTCTTCTCGGCGGTCTCTCTGTTACTGCTCGTACCCTCTGCTCCGATCGTTACTCTCTCCCTTCATGCCTCGTCTCTGCCCttcctctcgctcctcctctctttctctctcgggtACTGGAAGTCTCTCTACTTCTGTCTTGCATACTCTACGCCGTAATCTGCCTTCTTATACAGCTAGCATACCCGATGTGGTCAACTCCTCTCCATGGCTTCTTTCGGGCTAGCCCGATTCTCTcaattctgctctctctctctctctttctctctctagtctctctcgtctctctctctcctctctctctctctcaaattcagaattcaaattcaagctgcgtTTATTTGGGGCATGAAAAACATTGGTGTCAATATTGGGCCAAAGCAACAATGTTATACAATATAACATCTGTAATACCAattaaaaacaatgacaaataataatataagagATGGCGAGTAaataattaatacaaatatttaagtAAAATATAGTAAAATAGTCACACTGTTGTAAATGGTTCACACAGATCACATATGTACGAACTGTAATGTAATGGATCGTCATTCAGCATAGAGCACTCGTACTTCACCACCAACCACCATCAGTTAAACTCGTCTAGATTCTTCATTACCATTACGCGGTGGCACCACCGTACTCAACGCCGATTAACTATTCTCGCTTGAACTGATAAACAAAAAATAGATAATGAATGTATAACAAttaacagtaaaataaaatataccgTCATAATAAGTAAGTTAATGACGTTACTTATGGCAAGATTGATTATGTGTACACATGTGAGCTGCATCTCCTCAGGCATGGCAGGCAAATAGATGATTGTTGGTCGTGAACAATGAGAGGAGACGAGTCACATTGCTCCTTCGGCGTCCATGAAGGctatttttagttttttgttcCTCTGGGGTTTAATAGTTAAAATTTGGAGGAAGTAATGTAGTGCATGGTCTGTGAATGCTAATGAAGTCTCTttgtgaggaatatttatcaaCAGTAAacaaggagaaagtgcatctctgtctctatcctccCATGTCTGTGTGCAGTGACTAcacatctcgtctctctctcttctgcgctCCGTCGTCTTCGTCCTACCTCCTCTTCTCGcttgtctcctctctcatctctctctctctcttctcactgctCACACTCTCACAactctacactcacacacacactcactcacgacacacactcactcagctcactccactcactcactatcactcactcactcacgtccactcactcactcacgcgcACTCACTCATCCAATAGACGGGATGCTTCCTATTGACCTCCATCTTGGCTGTGCAATAgtgtgtctctgtcctctctgtctgtcctgtgccaAGTCCTTACAGATGCTTGGTCATTTCTCCATCCCAACGCTAGTCAATTTCAATACTTTTTACAATTATTTTCCCAGAGTGGGTTCTCTGAAGGAGGCCAGTTTGTATTATAGCCAGCCTTCAAGCTATTTAGTGTCTCAAGCTGTTTTTCCATCTCTACTTTATTCTGTTACATTGGAATGCCCTGGGGAAATTTGGGGATGTCTGCAATATCTTTGTCTTGCTGACCAGTTTGTTGTTGGTTTTATCTTGTCAAGATGCTGTCTCTCACTTTGATATTTAATTGTCTCTCTAGAGTGAATTATGCGCTAAGCTGTCTGATAGACAGTCATCCTCACCACCGCAGAAAAATGCTCcgcctctgttttttttttttttacgttggcAGTGTAACATCAGAATTATACAAATATAAcatcatattttatttatatttatgatTAACAGGATAAAACCGAGTGATGTCATTGGGCATCATTACTCCAGATGACAGATAGTGAATGCAGCAGAAGGCATGAGGATACCTAGTGCCCACATCCTCTTTCGCAGTGCCAAGGCtgttgggtagagagagaggaggtgggcaAAAAAAGACAACACAAAGTACTGCTGAGATATCTCTGCCATCTGGCCATGTTTTTAACACTCAAGTGTTTGTTAAAGGGATCTGAATCACCACATCTTGTTCATTTCAAATAAAGTAAATGTTCGCTAACACCCAGAGGATACAGGCATGATATAAggagggtgatgatgatgataatctGTAATATGGTGACAATAATGATGTGGTTAGGGCACATATGATGGTGAGATAATGGTGATGGTTATAGGAATGGTGATAGGCAGCCATAGCAGTGGTgaagatgatggtggtggtagtcatAGTGATGACCATGTTGAGTGCCCTGCTCTCTACTAACTATATCTGTCTCCTTTTCTGtatcttcctccctccccatttctcgctctctcgctccccctctcccaGGTCAGAACATGGTGTTTCCCCCGGTGGCTCTGTGGGTGACGGTGGGCCTGGCTGTGTGTCTGCTGGGTCTGCTCATCGCCCTGGCTGCAGTCTGCCGTAGAAAGATCAAGGAGAGCTGTGAGGAGGACAGAGCAGGTACCtgtttgtatgtctgtctgtctgaagaaCTGTGAGGAGGACAGAGCaggtacctgtctgtctgtctgtctgtctgtctgaagaaCTGTGAGGAGGACAGAGCAGGCCCACTCAACTCTGCAGTCTGTCTCAACAGCACcgctctgttgtctctctgaaCAACACTTTTCACAGGAACACACTGAGCCATTCCATAAACACACGCAGACTGCGCTTGAACACCCATTTCCATGGAGGTAGTTGGGCGGCCTCTTAAGAAACATCTCCCAAAATCCCACATGAATCTTCCAAGGTTAAAGAAGGGTGTGATTGGGTGCTTTCTTTCGTCTTTGCATAAGCATAACAGTATAAAAATGAGAGAACTTTATTAGAGCCAAAAGTaatgaaagtgagagagaaacattGGATATAATACCCCTGGACATTAAAATAGAGATTATCATAGAggtgtgttttttaaattgttctattgtgtgtagagttgatGAGGTGAATAATGTACAGACCTGTCCTGCTTTCAGACCCTTCTGAGGACACTAGTTCAAATGCAAAATGGCTGTCCCAATGATTTCCCCAAACCCTCACAGAGTAGGCCTGCAGATGACCTGTATAATAGTGAAACTGGCGCCCAGATCATGTGGAAGACACAGCGGGAGGAGAGTGGTGGTTACCAGGGATGACAGCGGGAGGAGGTCGGAGCAGGGTGGTGGTTCAGCAGGGATCGACAGCGGGAGATGAGTGGTGGTTACCAGGGCTGAAGCGGTAGGAGGTGGTGGTTACCAGGGATGTAAGCGGGNNNNNNNNNNNNNNNNNNNNNNNNNNNNNNNNNNNNNNNNNNNNNNNNNNNNNNNNNNNNNNNNNNNNNNNNNNNNNNNNNNNNNNNNNNNNNNNNNNNNNNNNNNNNNNNNNNNNNNNNNNNNNNNNNNNNNNNNNNNNNNNNNNNNNNNNNNNNNNNNNNNNNNNNNNNNNNNNNNNNNNNNNNNNNNNNNNNNNNNNNNNNNNNNNNNNNNNNNNNNNNNNNNNNNNNNNNNNNNNNNNNNNNNNNNNNNNNNNNNNNNNNNNNNNNNNNNNNNNNNNNNNNNNNNNNNNNNNNNNNNNNNNNNNNNNNNNNNNNNNNNNNNNNNNNNNNNNNNNNNNNNNNNNNNNNNNNNNNNNNNNNNNNNNNNNNNNNNNNNNNNNNNNNNNNNNNNNNNNNNNNNNNNNNNNNNNNNNNTGGTTACCAGGGTGATTGACAGGCGGAAGGAGAAGGTTGAGTTAGGTGGTGGTGGTTACCAGGGATGACAGCGGGAGGAGGGTGGTGGTTACCAGGGATGACAGCGGGAGGAGGGTGGTGGTTACCAGGGATGACAGCGGGAGGAGAGTGGTGGTTACCAGGGATGACATGTTAACATGAGGTGCCAGTGTCTTGGACAGCTGGTTCAGAARCTTAACWCCCAGACAGTGTTTGTATGTATATYWGATTATCTGCTGCTGTGGAGGGATGCTGTGACCCCGTCTTTCTGCAGGAAGTTAATTTAGAAGAGTCTGATCATTAGCGCTACTGAATAGCTGGGGACGGCTTGCAGGCAGAGTAGGGACTGACTGAGAGAACTAAAGTTTTGAGCCGAGATGTATGGTGGGGAGCCGGTGGCCTGGCTGTAATGAGATGTGCCCCGAGTGAAGGAGATGTTTAAATAAAGGTCAGCCAGTGTCTGCACTGGTCCCTGGGGTTTAAAAATATATCTGGaactgacacacacgcacaggcaagAATAATTATAGCTCGATGGAACATATGAAATCAAAATGAaacggaaagagagagggagagggagagggagagggagagggagagggagagagtattaCAATACATTCCCAGTGTTTCCCTTATATTAATTTCATGGCCGCtactgaaaaatataaaacatgcaaaaaaaagtataatatattaatttttctGCCCCCCCATGCTGCTGTTGAAAagaatcctaggggaaacactgattcCATACCATGAGCAAAAGGTCTTGTGGGGTCGCAGACCTGTTCTCCAGTAACCAGGAGGAGCAGGCTACTCCTCCAGtagtattagagagagagggttgataAACTGGCGGTGCACCACTCAGCTAAATGAGAGGATAAGACTCATTCTGTTCCCTGTCTGTGAATTTTTCCAAGTTCTTTAGGATCCCTGTTTGCCGAGTTGAAGAGTAACATACACTGACTTCTTCACGTAGCACGCAGACTAGCACACCCAGATAAATTGATACCGTATGAATACAGATGTGGAGATGTGTTAAAGTGCACATTCACAGCTGTTGGAACTGCAGGAAGCAGGAAAGTGCAACCTAATTGAGGCTGTCTTATCTTttaatggtgttcttgggtttggCCAGATTTAAGTTGACGCTCTCCTCTGAAACTCTGGGTAGTGAGGGTAGAGGGGTCAAAACTAGTCCAAAACAGAGTAAGRCATTTTTCTTCCCTGTCATAATGTATATGGAGCAGTGGATGTGTATCCTAACCGGGCAGAGCAGCAAGTGGGATTGGAGTCTGGGAGATGAAAGCTCAATTTATTCTATTATTTGTTGCAGTACAcatctttcttccttccttccttcctttttaCCTTTCTTCcctttttccttccttccttccttccttccttccttccttccttccttccttccttccttccttccttccttccttccttccttccttccttccttccttccNNNNNNNNNNNNNNNNNNNNNNNNNNNNNNNNNNNNNNNNNNNNNNNNNNNNNNNNNNNNNNNNNNNNNNNNNNNNNNNNNNNNNNNNNNNNNNNNNNNNNNNNNNNNNNNNNNNNNNNNNNNNNNNNNNNNNNNNNNNNNNNNNNNNNNNNNNNNNNNNNNNNNNNNNNNNNNNNNNNNNNNNNNNNNNNNNNNNNNNNNNNNNNNNNNNNNNNNNNNNNNNNNNNNNNNNNNNNNNNNNNNNNNNNNNNNNNNNNNNNNNNNNNNNNNNNNNNNNNNNNNNNNNNNNNNNNNNNNNNNNNNNNNNNNNNNNNNNNNNNNNNNNNNNNNNNNNNNNNNNNNNNNNNNNNNNNNNNNNNNNNNNNNNNNNNNNNNNNNNNNNNNNNNNNNNNNNNNNNNNNNNNNNNNNNNNNNNNNNNNNNNNNNNNNNNNNNNNNNNNNNNNNNNNNNNNNNNNNNNNNNNNNNNNNNNNNNNNNNNNNNNNNNNNNNNNNNNNNNNNNNNNNNNNNNNNNNNNNNNNNNNNNNNNNNNNNNNNNNNNNNNNNNNNNNNNNNNNNNNNNNNNNNNNNNNNNNNNNNNNNNNNNNNNNNNNNNNNNNNNNNNNNNNNNNNNNNNNNNNNNNNNNNNNNNNNNNNNNNNNNNNNNNNNNNNNNNNNNNNNNNNNNNNNNNNNNNNNNNNNNNNNNNNNNNNNNNNNNNNNNNNNNNNNNNNNNNNNNNNNNNNNNNNNNNNNNNNNNNNNNNNNNNNNNNNNNNNNNNNNNNNNNNNNNNNNNNNNNNNNNNNNNNNNNNNNNNNNNNNNNNNNNNNNNNNNNNNNNNNNNNNNNNNNNNNNNNNNNNNNNNNNNNNNNNNNNNNNNNNNNNNNNNNNNNNNNNNNNNNNNNNNNNNNNNNNNNNNNNNNNNNNNNNNNNNNNNNNNNNNNNNNNNNNNNNNNNNNNNNNNNNNNNNNNNNNNNNNNNNNNNNNNNNNNNNNNNNNNNNNNNNNNNNNNNNNNNNNNNNNNNNNNNNNNNNNNNNNNNNNNNNNNNNNNNNNNNNNNNNNNNNNNNNNNNNNNNNNNNNNNNNNNNNNNNNNNNNNNNNNNNNNNNNNNNNNNNNNNNNNNNNNNNNNNNNNNNNNNNNNNNNNNNNNNNNNNNNNNNNNNNNNNNNNNNNNNNNNNNNNNNNNNNNNNNNNNNNNNNNNNNNNNNNNNNNNNNNNNNNNNNNNNNNNNNNNNNNNNNNNNNNNNNNNNNNNNNNNNNNNNNNNNNNNNNNNNNNNNNNNNNNNNNNNNNNNNNNNNNNNNNNNNNNNNNNNNNNNNNNNNNNNNNNNNNNNNNNNNNNNNNNNNNNNNNNNNNNNNNNNNNNNNNNNNNNNNNNNNNNNNNNNNNNNNNNNNNNNNNNNNNNNNNNNNNNNNNNNNNNNNNNNNNNNNNNNNNNNNNNNNNNNNNNNNNNNNNNNNNNNNNNNNNNNNNNNNNNNNNNNNNNNNNNNNNNNNNNNNNNNNNNNNNNNNNNNNNNNNNNNNNNNNNNNNNNNNNNNNNNNNNNNNNNNNNNNNNNNNNNNNNNNNNNNNNNNNNNNNNNNNNNNNNNNNNNNNNNNNNNNNNNNNNNNNNNNNNNNNNNNNNNNNNNNNNNNNNNNNNNNNNNNNNNNNNNNNNNNNNNNNNNNNNNNNNNNNNNNNNNNNNNNNNNNNNNNNNNNNNNNNNNNNNNNNNNNNNNNNNNNNNNNNNNNNNNNNNNNNNNNNNNNNNNNNNNNNNNNNNNNNNNNNNNNNNNNNNNNNNNNNNNNNNNNNNNNNNNNNNNNNNNNNNNNNNNNNNNNNNNNNNNNNNNNNNNNNNNNNNNNNNNNNNNNNNNNNNNNNNNNNNNNNNNNNNNNNNNNNNNNNNNNNNNNNNNNNNNNNNNNNNNNNNNNNNNNNNNNNNNNNNNNNNNNNNNNNNNNNNNNNNNNNNNNNNNNNNNNNNNNNNNNNNNNNNNNNNNNNNNNNNNNNNNNNNNNNNGAGAGAGATCGTGTGAAGCACGTTTGTGTCTGCGTCCGTGTGTGCCCGATCACTTTGGTTCCTGTCAGCCTGGCCCAGTTGACATGTTATGTCTTGCCAGGCCGAGCGAAGAGCCAGTGGCCAATAGTCTTATGTGATTACTGTATTTGTTGTGGTGGGCCCAGGCCAGGGGGGCAGCTGGTGGTCCAGTGTCCCATGCAGCCTGCAGCCTGCCGACTGAGCCATGAAGGAGAGCACCCGTAGGTTTAAATGAGCTGCTTGCCTTATGAAAGCCGGAGGAACAGTGCATTGTGTGCATGCTCTGTGTGGCCTGCGGTGTTTTCTGTGTGGTTTACTGGGTCTGATGGCTTCTCTCCAAGCCAAGGGAGCTTGAAGCGGCCAAAGAACTGCAGGAAGAGGAGCAGTCTAAGACAAGGTCAGCTCAAGCACATCGTCTAACAACCATCACCACATTTTTACACGCATACACATAAGAGGCTAATTACTCCTCAAATGCATACCCGCATTCTAATACAATTATGAAATTGCAAAGGATTACATGTTAATGGATTTTCTGCTTCTTCACGGTGGCAATGTCCTAAATGCAGTAACTATGTTTGGGCACCAAGCATGTTTTTTTTCAGCACAGTAGTTGAGATAATATTTTATATGGTGtcctgaatacatttttttaattagcaGCAGAGCAAGAGTTCTGTGCTCTGAGTCAAGGCCATGGGTGGATCCAGGCACAGGCCTGAGCGAACTCTCCCTCCCAGCGATAATGTCTTTAAAGTTATTCAATTTGACTCCTTCTTAGTGTGATTGAATTATTTAGCCCATCCATGTGCAACGCCAACAGTTAATACTATGTGGATTTTAATAAGGCCGAGAGGTGAAGGAAGGTTTTCTGGGGCCAGAGTGGAGGGAGACATGGCTCCTTTCCCTAAAATGCATTCTCATGAAATGTTTCAAAGTGACATCTGCAGCCAGTGGAAGGGTCACCATACCTACAGCTGCCGTACTGGCTAGGTAGCGGAAGATCTcaagaccctccacctccaacccACTGTTTTCTCCTGACTCCTCACAACCCCTCACCTTTCCTCTTTTCCTCAAAAGCAACACCTGTGCGGGCGGTGGTGCACCATGCGTGTCGGTGGTGGGCGTGAGCTGAAGAGGGGCTCAGCGGCTCATTCTTCTGCCGTCTTGAGGTACCTCTTTAAAAGCACTCCCCAGACAGCGGCTTTTGTTTTGCCATCTGGCCCAATTGTGCTGACAACAGGAGAGAGGTTCCTGTGTGAgacaaatgaaagctgaaatgaaGCCCAACTTTAATTAAATGCAGTGGATGATGGGGGAGCCTGCTTTGTGTGTTATATCTTAATGAAGCTGTTCCGGAGAGAGCGTGCCTCCCTTTTTCAAGCCAGCCTGATTGAACAAACCAGTGATAACTGGGTAGCCTGGACTCATCCTGGCTTCTGCGTTTGGAAGGGGAGGCGCTTTCCCCTCACCGTCGTTAGAGCAGCAAGCTAGAGCGGCCGGGTACCGCTTTTACAAACAAAGTGCCTGGCTGAAATCCTTGACTGTGCTTGCAGCTGGAAGAGCAACAACACCCATTCCGCCCTCTCTACTTCCACACAGATACAGTacacgacacacgacacacacgggcgccgcacacacacccacaccacacacacccaacaccaccaccaacaaacacacacccatcaccacacacaccacacgacttCCACACCACCCgcagcagcacacacagcacccaaccacacacacacacacacacacacgacacacacacacctaacacacacacgacaccacacccCCACCTCACCTTCTTTTCTGGAAAGTTAGTTTTGTTATCTAGCGTTGTATTTGCGGCAGTTTAGGAGTTAGCTGCAGTAATCCAGAGGCAGGCACACTGTTCGGAGTGGGCTGCAATCTCTCTTTGCACCACTGCccctgtctcgtctgtctctcttgctctggctctgctctgcttctgctctctctctgcattctgggctctgtggggtctgcaCTAGGCCCTAGCAAGGGCACTGGCAGAATGTGCGTTCGTCGTACCCACTTCTTTCATGAGGGAAACATCATCAGAAGAGGCGGGAGATGTGAAAATGGTTCTCCCGGTTTGTGAGGTGAATTAACCTTCCTACCTGGCTTGCAGAAGGACAAGTGTGCTGTCATTTAAGCCTTTTATTGTTTTAACTAGGCAACTTCAGTAAGACAAATTTCTTAtttaaatgacggcctaccggggaacagtgggttaaatgcgtTGTTCAGGGgcaacggcagattttttaccttgtcagctcgggattcgattcAGCAGCCTTTCGGTtctggcccaaccctctaaccgTAATCTACCTGCCGGTCAAGTTGAACGACAGGAGCTCAATGTCATGCTCCCATAATGCTGATAACCATGGAGTTGAGGACCACGTCCGCATCCTTCCACGGCACAGCTGAAAGATGTGGAGGCAGTCGCCTTGGAATCGCATAGCATCTGTCAGGTGCAATCAGTTCCTCGTCAACCTACAATATCTTGACTGATTTTAATACACTGCACGAGGAAACGGCGTAGGTTGCAGCTGCCTCAGACTCAGTCACATTCAGCAGTTGGGTATTCACATCAGCACGTGTTTATAAGAGCCCTCACAATTCAGTGGGGATAGCTGTTTATATCTCTTCCAACCATGACCAAACCTGAAAAGTAAAGTTCAACAACACGTCACGAAAGGGAAAAAGGCATGACCCTACGTTATTTCTGAGAAACTCTCACATCTCCATCTCTTACTGTTAGGCTacatctccctccctttcctcagGGAATCAAGATATACACATTGCACATTGTTTTGTGTCCTTCATGAATAGTCATATTCCATGACCAGGGTATTAGGAGCGACAAAGTCCATGAAATGACAAAGTCCCCAGCCTTCTCTCCCCAGTCCCAGCCTCTCGCCCCAGCCTCTCTCCACAGCCTCTGCTTCTTCTCCCAGCCTAAGTCTCTCTCCcagccccaccctctctcccagtccacctctctccccagccccaccctctctctcccatcccatccTCTTCTCCCAGCCAGCTCTCTCCCcagtcccaccctctctccccagccctacCCTAtctccccacccaccctctctccccagcAGCACCCTCTCTCCCAAGCCCCACcatctctccccagccccagcatctctccccagccctctctccccAGTCACACCCTCTCTCCCCGGCCCCAACCCCTCTACCCAGCCCCAGCTCTCTCTCCCAAGCCCCACcatctctccccagccccagcctctctccccagccccaccatctctccccagccccaccatctctcccagccccagcctctctccccagccccagcctctctcccagccccagccctctCTCCCCAGCAGCACCCTCTCTCCCAagccccagcctctctccccagtccagcctctctccccagccccaccctctctcccagcCCCAACCTCTCTACCcagccccaccctctctccccagccccagcatctctccccagcctctcttCCCAGGCCACACCCCTgccccagcctctctccccagtcccagcctctcgcccagcctctctccccagcctccgCTTTCTCTCCCCAGCCTaagtctctctccccagccccatcctctctccccagccccagcctctctccccagtcccagcctctctcccagccccagcctctctccccagtcccagcctctctccccagccccaccctctctccccagccccaacCTCTCTACccgccccaccctctctccccagccccagcatctctccccagcctctcttcccaggcccaccccctgccccagcctctctcccagtcccagcctctcgccccagcctctctccccagcctccgCTTCTCTCCCCAGCCTAAGTCTCTCTCCCagccccatcctctctccccagccccagcctctctccccagtcccagcctctctccccagccccagcctctctcccagtcccagcctcttccccagtcccagcctctctccccagtcccagcctctctccccagccccagcctctctaACCAGTCCTAGCCTCTCTGagcctctctccccatccccatcctctctccccagccccagcgtctctccccagtcccagcctctctccccagctcACGCTTCTCTCCCTAGCCTAAGTCTCTCTCCCCAGTCCCCGCTTCTCTCCCCAGAcccagcctctctccccagcctttCTCCCCAGCCCCAGTCAAACCCGACAGGCCTCTCTTTACACAGCCACTGCAGCCAGTGTAGTCTGTGATGCTCCTCTTCTCATGTGCTGTCCCAGTGGTCACATATTACTGCTTAAAGATATGTAAATACAGTCATTATGATTCCTTCATTAGTGGATGTGGGCCACAGAAGAACTTCAGGAGAGGTAATTAACAGACGTCCCTGTGCTCTACGGCTAAGTGTTCCTCTGCATAACTCGTGTGCTTCTGCTTGTGTTCCTCACTGgtttaatacagtacagtactcctTCCTCAAGAGGGTGCTTACTTCAACACTATCAACCTGCATCCTGGGAATAGGGTTTTGGTGTCAAAAGCTGATTGCATCGGAATGAGGATTATAATATTCAGTTCTGTCCTACTTTCATGcataattggggcggcaggtagcctagtggttagagcgttgggttagtacccgaaaggttgctggatgaaatctctgagctgacaaggtaaaaatctgtcgttctgcccctgaacaaggcaatttacccactgttccccggtaggcagtcattgtaaataagaatttgttctgaactgacttgcctagttaaataaaggtaaaataataattttgtttcCTATAATCTAAACACTTGAGAAGACCAGCACCTGACTCTGCTAATTGTGTCCCTACAGTGTTTGATTTGTCATATATTACCGTACTACTGGGCCAGATCCT
Proteins encoded:
- the LOC139024098 gene encoding uncharacterized protein — translated: MRVGGGRELKRGSAAHSSAVLSSTLSPKPHHLSPAPASLPSPLSPVTPSLPGPNPSTQPQLSLPSPTISPQPQPLSPAPPSLPSPTISPSPSLSPQPQPLSQPQPSLPSSTLSPKPQPLSPVQPLSPAPPSLPAPTSLPSPTLSPQPQHLSPASLPRPHPCPSLSPQSQPLAQPLSPASAFSPQPKSLSPAPSSLPSPSLSPQSQPLSQPQPLSPVPASLPSPTLSPQPQPLYPPHPLSPAPASLPSLSSQAHPLPQPLSQSQPLAPASLPSLRFSPQPKSLSQPHPLSPAPASLPSPSLSPQPQPLSQSQPLPQSQPLSPVPASLPSPSLSNQS